From the Labilithrix sp. genome, the window CGTCATGAGCATGCCGCGCGCGCCGCAGCGAGGACACCGCCGGGCTCCCCAGGCGACCGGCCGACCGCAGACGCCGCACGGGTGTCGGAGGAGTGCCGAGAGGTCCATGAAAGCGGGTACGCGGAGGCGAGCGACGTCTCCGTCACCGCCGCTTCTTCTTCGCATCCTTCGCCGTGTTCTTTCTCCGCCTCCGCTCGCGGGCGACGAACGCCGCGCCGGCGCCCTCGTGCCCGGCGTCGTCGATGCGGGCGAGCACGTCGCGGGCCTCACGACCTCGAAGCTTCACCCCGATGAAGATGGCGCCGCCGAGCTCGATCGCCCGGCGGAGGATTCCCTCGGAATCCCTCTCGCCGGCGAAGCCGTGGACGTTGGCGACGACCGAGCTGTCCGACGCGACCGCGATCGATGCCTTGTGGATCTTCGGCCTCCTCATTCGCCAACCTCGCGAAGGCGAGGCGGGCCGAACATCTTGTCGAATAGCCTTCGTGCGGGAGGGTCCAGGTGGGCGCGCACCGAAGTCCGGAAGGCCTCGTCCTCCCGGGCGCGAACGCAGAGGGCAACCCAGCGTCGGCCGCGGCGGGTGAGGCACACGGAACACGCCCCGGTGCTCGGATCGAGGCGCCTGGGTCGGGCCAGACAAGCCCTACATGCCCCGATTCTCGCCGGCGCTGTCATTACGGGGCGCCCGTCCTTGCGTTCGGCGGCATTTCGGACGCGCTCGGAGGGGACGGGACGCCCGCGGGTGCCTTCGGCGAGTGCGAGACAGACGGAAGGCCGGCGGATCCGCTTCCGTCCCAGGTGATGCAGACGTAGAGCAGGAGTAAAGCGAGGAACATCATGGGGCGGTACACGGATCCTCCCGACCGACTGTTGACCCGTCCGCGACGGCTCCGCTGATGAAGCCTGCCCGAACAGTCTTGCCCCAACGGGCGTGCGAGCCAAAGCGCCGGGCGTACCCGTCGGCGATGTGGAGCAGTCGCCGTCGCAACCTCGGATCCTCGGACGCGCGGATGATGGCGAGCTGCCAGCTCGTAGGCATTGCGCCATCGAAGTCCCGAAGGCCGATCAACACGCGCACCGCCGACACGAACGTCTCGACGTGCCCCTGTGCGTGGGCGCGGTCCGCCGCACGCCGGGTCCACTCCGTGATCCGCTCGTGGTCGCCGAGCGCGTCGCGGAGCCCCAAGAGTAGAGACCGGACGACGGCCGCAAGATCGAGTGATCGGTGCACCGCCGTGAGGACGTCGGTTACGACGGCCTCGTCAATGTTCTCCCGAAGAAGGAATGCGAGCGCCCTGGCGGCGGCCTTTCGCGTCCGCTCGTCGAGTCGATGGTCGGCCACATCGCGGAGAACGCGAGCGTAGAGGCTTTCGAAGGCCGGGTGCTCGAACGCGCTCTCCGGCCCGCGTCGCGCCGATACAGGGGCGCTCATGGATCGACTCGCTTGCACACGGCGCACTGGATCTCGTACTCCAGCGAACAGTCGGTGCTGTACGCGTTGGCGAGGCGCTCGTCCGAGCGAAGAAGGCGCAACCAGTCAGGCAGCGGCGCGCTCTCTTGCTCCAGCCTCCTCGCGCAGTGGAACGCGATCAGATGGAGCGGCACGTGCGCGTTCGGCATCTCGTGGGCGGCTCGGACGCCTCGCTCCCATTCCGGACTGAGCGTTGGTTCGACACCGTCGAGCCGCACGGCGACGTGCGCGAGCCAGGCGAACGTGGCCCAGTGCTCGCCACGGAGGGCCCGGTCGGCGAGGTTGACCACCCAGTCGACGAGACGCTTCCAGGTACCGTCGGCGCTACGGCAGCCGCCGCAGCTCCAGACGCCGCGGATGAGGCGCTGCACGGCTTCCGGCGAGTCGAGTACCTTGCGGGCCGTCGACAGCGTCTCGGCAAGGCGCTGCTCCGTCTCGGGGAGGTGCTCCAGGGCGTGCTCGGCGACGCGCGCCCACGCGATCCTCTGGCCCGGCGTTGTCGCGGGCGACCGGATCTCGCGGAGGGCCTGCGTGAGCAGGCTGTCGTAGACGGCGACCACGTCGCCGTCGGACCGTTCGGGAACCATCCTCCCTGATACGTTTGAGCGAGCCCGACCTCCGGACTGACACCGCGCGTCACGGAATCCGAAGTGCGGTCACCACGCCCGGCTGCGAAGCATCTCGACCAAGAGGTCAGCGGCGAGCGTCTCGGCGGGAACCTCCCCGTCCTCGGCGAGCTCGGCGAGGAGCGCCCACTCGAACTCGGGAAGCGCGACGCGGAGCGTTCCCGCGGGCGCGTGTGCCTTCAGCTTGGTGATTCGGCACGCGCTGGACTTGGCGATGCCGAACCTCCCGGCGATCTCGGCGAGGGGCGCACCGTTCGCGCGGAGCCGGCGGACCTCCTCGGCCTGGCCGGGGGAGAGCTTCGCGGCGAACGGGTGCGGGCGGGAATTCATCGCCGGGACGGCGGGACAAGAGGGCGATGCCACGAGGGATCAGAGGAACTCGTCCGAGAGCTCGTCGCTTCGGTCCGTGGCCGACTCGTGATCGAACGCGCGGAGGACGTCATCGTCGCGCGAGGGCGATGGTCACGCCGCTGCGTAGTCGGACAGAGTCTACACTTCCGGAGGGCTCGAGGCCGCCGCGCTTGCGGAGGTTTTTGCCGTCATCGCCCACGTCGCGCCGGACGGCGTCGTCCGAGCCCGGTTCGAATGGCCAACGAGCTCGAGGATCGCCTCGGCCGCCGCGCCGGGACCGTCGGCCTTCGCGTAGATCGCGCGGATACGCTCCGCGGCGAGCTTGAAGCTCGCATCGCCGAGGACCTCCTTCACCATCGCCGTCATGCGCGGAGAGATCGCGTCCTCCTGAGAGACTCGGCGCGCCGCACCATGGCGCTCCATCTCCACGATGTTGAAGTCCTGCTCGGGCTGCAGCGGGATGCCGAGGAAGGGTGTGCCGCCGGCCATCGCCGTCTGCACGCTCCCCTGCCCTCCCGCGATGATTGCTAGATTCACGCGCGGCATGATGCGATGGCTCGGGAGAATCTTTTCGACAATCACGTCCTCTCCCGCGAGATCATCGAGGTCGTGCACCGTCGACGCGACGACGACCCTCACGTCGGCGGCCCTCGCTCCTTGGACCACCCCGCGAATCAGGCTCTCCGGCGTCGAGGTCATCGCGACGTAGACCGTCGGTCGATCGGCTCCGGCATTCAGGAACTGCTCCACTCGCTCGGGTACGGGGGCGGAGAGTTCCGCGAACAGCGGACCGACGTAGCGGAGCTTCGTCCCGGCGCGATAGCGCGAAGGATGAGGCTTCCATGCCTCGAGGTCGGCGGCCGAGATACCGAGCACCTCTGGACAATCGGTGACGAGGGTGAGATCGCCGAGGAGGAGCGCGGCGAAGCTCGGCACGATTTCAACGCCGAGCTCCTCCGCAAGCTCGTTGAACTGGCCGCAATAGAGCCTCGCGCGCGATGGGGCTGAGTTCGTGAGCCAGAGCGCGACCGACCTCGGTAGCCATCGGCCAAAGGGGATCGTGGAGCGGAGTGGGATGGGTGACAGATTCCGTTCGCACACGGGGGGGACCCATGATCCCGCGTGATCGGTCACGAGAGGGATGCCGGCGAGTCGGGTCGAGAGGAGCGTGGTCAGAGCAAACCCGGTCACGACGCAGCGGACGGCTCGCTCGCGAAGGAGCTTCGCCTCGAGCTCTACGAGCGCTCGCAGCTCCTCACGCTCGTAGAGGCGCGCGCGAGGATGCCCGATTCCGGGAATCGCGCCGAGAAATGCGCGTGCCCGCTCGTTCGACCATCCGGGGCCGAGGACCGTATACGGCACTCGCTCGTCATCGAGCACACGCGTGTATGGCCCACCGTGCGTCACGATGCACGCCTCTGCCCCACGCACGACGAGCGCCTTGTAGATGGCAAGCGCGCGCGAGGTCTCCGAAAGGAACGCTGCGTTCGGGACGAGACAGATCATGCCAGATATGTAACATATTACCTATGTCGAGCAAGCCGACCGTCTCCGAGGAGCCGGGCCTCGCGTTCTCCGAGGAAGAAGTGGACGCGCTGAGCCAGGACAAGATCGTACGGCTCCAGACGTTCCGGCTCCTGATCGTCCTCGCGAACGGTCTACGGAACATGACCGACAAGCTCCTCGCCGCAGATGGCCTGACGACGCAGCAGGCAGCGGTACTCACGATCGCGCGAGGTCTTGGGCGGCCGTCCTTCTCCGAGTGCGCTACCGCCCTCGCGACGAGCCACCAGAACGTGAAGCAGATCGCGCTCGCCCTCGAGCGAAAGGGGTTCGTTCGCATCGTGCCCGATCCGAACGACGGTCGAATTCGCCGACTCCAAACGACACCGAAGAACGATCGCTACTGGGCCAAACGCAACCCAAGCGACCACGCCGCCGTCCTCGCGACCTTCAACGCGCTCACACCGCACGAGGCGCGCACGCTGTTCCGGTTGCTGACGAAGTTGAAGACCGGGCTCGAGGGCTGAGCGCGCCGCCGAGCGTGCTGCCGAATGGCGCGCCGCCATGCGTGGAAGGCCGCGTTCTCTTGGACGACCTCGCTCGCCCTCCCGCCAGCATGGCCGCAACGCCACGACGGACGATGCTCGGCAGGTCGTCCGTGACGGTCGAGCCAGGCCACGACATCACTGAAGCTCTGTTCCCTCTTCCGCCCACACCGTTCCGGCCGCTTCCTCTCGCCGACCGCTACTGGTGTGGCGACTGGTGTGGCGCGCGCTCCCGGAGGCGCGTTTTGCCCATGTTCGTCGAGCGATCCCGCCCGCCTCTGCCACCTTGCCAAGGTGGACGTCGAGGGTTCGAATCCCTTCTCCCGCTCCACTCGAAGGCCGCCGATGGCGGCCTTTCGCGTTTCTGGACGTAACGGAGCGTTACGCCAGGATGGTCGGACCGGTGGTGTGGCGCCGGGCCGGACTGGTGTGGCGAGTGGTGTGGACCGCCGGACGTTGGAGACGACGCGCGCGACTGATAGAAGCCGTCTCCAGCGCCATGCGTGCGAGAGAAACTGCCAGCAATGAACGCGAAGCCCAGCTCCTGACCGAGCTCTCGGATCTCGTCCACGGCGTCACGATGCCGTTCGCGTGCGGTGGCACCCTGGTGCCGAGCAAGGCGGTGACGCTGCACCTGAAGAACGGGCTGGAGGTCCCCATTCGCCGCGCAGCCGGAGAACGCGATCGCGATCCCGCCGTCGAGGATCTCGTCGAGCGCTGCGCCCCCGCCCCGTTCGGAAAGGGCAAGAGAACGCTGTTCGGCAGGTCCGTGCGTGACGCCCGCCAGCTCAAGGCGGAAGGCGGCGCGTTCTCGGTCGCGGGCTTCGATCCCGTTGAATCCGGTGTGCTCGAGAGCGTGAGACGCGAGTTCGTGCCGCACGATCCCAACCCGCTGACCGCAGAGCTGTACTGTCTGAACGTCTACTCGCAGGGAGGCCACTTCGAGCCGCACAAGGACACTCCCCGTGGCGACGACATGCTCGGGACGCTCGTCGTGTGCCTGCCCGCCCGCTTCCGCGGCGGGCAGCTCCTCGTCACCCACCGCGGGGCACCACGCAGCTTCGACTGGGCACGCAAGGTCGAGGAGCAACTACCGGCACCGATGAGCGCGGAGGAGATCGACAATCCGGTTCCCGATCGGCCGGCTGTGCAACACTTCCACGGCTGCGAATACAGCGCGACGGGCTATTTCGGCAACGAGGGTGGCGACACGGACTTCTATGTCTACGCCGCGCTCCACGTGGAATGCCCGCCCTGGCCAAAACGGGCCGCACGGAGCAAGGCCGCAGCCCGGGAGAAGGCGCCGAGACGGGCTGTGAGAGCGACGCGTCGGGCGCCCTGACCGGGCACGACAGAGTGACAGGTCGGACCGCCATGGCGAAGTCGCGGAGTCGCACGTCGAAGCAGAAGCGTCGCGACCGGAAGCGACGGGACGCGATCGCCGCCCATCCGCGAAGGCTCGCGCACGAGACGATGGTGCTCGTGGCCCCGCCCTGGGCGGACGTCGTTCGCAAGCTCATCGAGCGAATGCGCCCCTCTCCTGGTGCCGTTCCGATCCTCGCCGAGGAGCAGGACATCGGCTCCGATCCAGAGTTTGTGGCGATGTTGGACGGCCGCTTCGCCCTCGAGACACAAGGCTTCGGCTGGAGTAGAGACCTGGCCCTCGCCAACGTGCAGTGTCTCTGCACCCTTGCCGAGTGAGCTCCGGGTTGCGTTTCTTGCCGACGCCTTCGACGGCGATTGGCCGTACCTCGTGACGCGCGAAGTTCCTCTCGAAGGCAAGCGAAACCTCGATGAGATCCTCGCGAGCCATCCCGAGCCCGACGAGCCGGAGAGACCAAAGGATCCGTTCTTCGACAGCAAGGAGATGCGTGACCTCCTGCACCTCGTGATCAACGCCGTGCTCTACGCGACATCGAGTGAGTTCACCTCGGAGGTTCGACGACCGCCCGCACCCGGCATGCTCGGTCCACGCGGCAAACCCCTCGAGTTGTCTGGCGAGACCGTGTTCTTTCTCCCGAACCGCATCCTCGTCGGTCCGCCGACGGATACAAGCGCCCTTCCAGCGGGCCGACCTGGACATAAGATCGAGAAGCGCTTCTGGGTGCGAGGACACTGGCGCAAGCCGAACCCGAGCTGGGAGGATCAACGGCTTCGTTGGATAGCACCGTACTTGAAGGGCCCCGAGATGACCGCGATCATCGAACGGGCGTACGAGTTGAAGGCAAGGGCTCGGAAAGATGAACGGAACCCCGATTGATCGGGCTCACGCGTCGTGTCGCTTCGCTCTCTCGCGATATTCCTCGACGGCCCCCCAGAACTCCCCCTTGTCCTCCTCCGAGTAGAGATGCTGGTTCTCCTCCATGAGTATCACTCCCGTCTTCGCAATCGCGAAAGCGATCTCGGGGCGGACCCCAGCCTCCACCGCCGCCGCCTCCAATGCGTTCGGGTCGGGCGTCGGCTGATCGGCGTCGGGGTCGAAGAAGACCGGATCGTTGGGACCGGGATTGGAACAGGCTGTGGATTTGCCGCTATCGAGCCCTATCGAGCCCTACCCGATGCAGCATGGTCCGTCGGGCCGTGCACACGCCTACACAGACCGGGATGCCTCTGAGACGGAACGGACAGCGACCAATACCTGGCGTGAGAGTATTGCTCAAAGCGCTTTGTCAGCGACGAGGAGACGGGGCGCAAGAAGCTCCAATCTCTTCGGCCGAGGCGACAATCACCGCCTTGCGGATCCAGCGGTCGAGGAGCGCCACGTCAGAACAGCCGAGGATGCGCTCCTTCTGCTCGGCGGAGACGGCGATGCCGCGCGCGTCGAGGACGGTGAGCACGGCGGTCGCTTCGCCGTCCGCCTTGCCCGCGGCGCGGTGCTCCTTGAGGTGCTTCTTGAAGAAGTCGCTCTGGAACTCGTAGTTGCCTGGGCCATGAGATCCTCGAATGCGGCGCGCGCAACGTCGCCGAGTGAGATGCCGATAAGATCGAAGTATGGCATGGCGCGCTCGTCGTCGAGGCGGCGGCGCGAACTTTTCGCGCGGCGCGATGGCCCCTCTGCGGTAGGTCGGCGGCGAGCTACACTCGATGGGGTGAGCGAGTCCCCGTTCCTCACCGAGCGCGCGCGGATCCGAGCGCCGGTCGTGATGTCGTTCGCCGCTGCCGCCGGAGCCGCGCTGCTCGTTTCGCCACATGGCGAGGTCGTTCTCGCCGACGGAGCACTTGGCGAGGTCGATGCGATGCACATCGCGCGGCGGGCCGACCGCCCGATGAGCGACGAAGAGCGTCGCGCTATCGCCGAAGCTCGGGCGAACCCGCAATGGGTCCACGGCGACATCGTCTCCGCGGAGATCGCCGAGCGGCACGACGTGAGGCGAAGGCGCGACGCGAGGGATGAGGCAGGTTTGGTGGGCGGCGCGGCGAGCGCCTCGCCGCGACCGACCTCTCGAGTTCCCAGCTCGATTCAATAGAAGTCGTTCGTGCGATACGCTGCATCCATGTCGGCAGCTTTACTCGGGCGCGTTCACGGTGCGGTGATCGAGCTCGACGCCCCCGTCCCCGAGCTGGAAGGCCAGCGCGTTCGACTCATCGTCGAGACGGTCGATGAGTCCGCCGACCCGAAGATGCTGCAGGCAGCGTGGGACGCGTGGCTCGTCCGATCACCCGACGGACCCATCGTGGACGAGGATGACGACCCGGAGTTCCCGTGATTCGGCGCGGCCAAATCCGATGGTTTCGGTTCTCGCTCCCCGACAAGCGGCGGCCGGTCCTCGTGCTCGGCCGTGATGACGTGCTGCCATCACTCGCGCAGATCCCCGTCATTCCGATCTCGAGTCAGGTGCGTGGGCTCGCATGGGAGGTGTCCCTCGGCAGCCCGATGGGCTTCCGTCGACCTGCGTTCTCAAACCCGAGTGGATTCGGATTGTCGACCGCCCCCACCTCGGCCCGCTCATCGCAACGATGCCGGAGGCGCGTTGGGGCGACGTGCGGCGCGCCCTCCTCGATGTACTCGGACTGGACGGCTAGCCGCTCGGCGACCGCAGGCAAGGAAGGAGCGGCGGCGATGATCGCGAGCGGAGTCTCCGCGTCCGGTCTCGTGCTCCGCTCGCCGCAGGAACGCGACCTCCTCGCGCTCCTCGACGACATCTGCCGCCGCCGCGCCGTCACCCGCGACGACGTCTGCGGCGTCATGCGGACGAAGGCTATCGTGCGCGCTCGTCACGAGCTCTGGTGGTCTCTCCGCCATCACGCCGATCGCTTCTTCAGCTTCGAGGAGATCGGCCGCCTCTTCCGTCGCGATCATGCCACCGTCCTTCACGGCGTTCGCGCTCACGCGCTACGCCTCGGCGAGCGCGCCGCGACGTAGTCGACGATCGCAGCAGGACCGACCCTTCCCGCGTCGGTCCTGCTGCGGCTTGCTCCGATTTCTCCGGATCTTCGCGCTCGTCAACAGGTGTGGACGCGAGCGCGCCTTGTCCGCGCTCGCACATGGCCTATCGGCCTCGTGAGCACCTCGAGGTAGCACGGGCGCGGGCCCTGACGCCGCCGGTGCCCGTACCCACCGCGGGGATGGTGCTCGCGGACCGCTACCGCATCGCGATGCTCGCCAACGGTCGTGTACGTTGGCGGCGACACCCAGCTTGAGGTCGTGGCGCCGAACGCGCGCTCGATGATGGCCCGAACGCTCCTGGGCGAGCACGTCTTCTTTTGCCCGGAGACGAAGAAGGTCGAGGTCGACGGCGCGCGAGGCCAGGCGATCGCGAAGCTCCTCCGCCTCCGCGCCGTCGCCGAGGCGAGCGATGCGACGGAGCGATGGTGAAGTGACGCGACGACGTTCGTCGTCGAGAGGACGCGGAGGCGTACGTCCAGCACGACCGTCGCCCATGCGCCGAGAGGACGGTTGCCGAAGCTGCGCGCGCCCATGCTTCGCGGTGAGAGCACTTCATTGCGCCCGCCCGAGTCCGTGGAGGCGGTAGAGGAGCTGCAGCGGACCCTTCTGGGGGTCGGCGAGGGGGCCCGAGAGGGTGGTGAGAAACTGCTTCACGAGGCTCTCGCGCAGCCAGCCGATTGAATACTGCGCGAAGGGCATGCCATAGGAGTTGTGGGAGGCCACCCACGCGGTCGTCTCCGCGAGCAGCTCGGCGACGAGCTGCCGATCGCGTTCGTCGGAGGGCGGAGCGGTCACCCAAGGCTGGAGCTCGTCGAATAGTTGCGCCCGCTCCGGATCGCTTTGGCCGTAGCGTCGCAGTACCTCCAGGCTCGTCCGCGGCGGCTTCTTCGCGTTGAGCTCCGCGCCCTTGTTGTTGATGAAGAGCTCGCGCCCGTTCAAGCGCACGCGGGCGCGCCCCTTGTCGAACGCAGAAGGGCCGCCGAGGTAGTCATCGAACCGTGCGGCGATCACCATCTCGCCAGCGTGGTTGAGATAACCCCATTTGCCGTCAAGCTTGAAGGCCGCGCGAGCTTCGCTGAACTGACCGATAGCCTCGTAGATACAAGGAACCACCTCTGCGCCGACTTCGTCGACGATACCGTATTTACCGTCACGTTTGACGACGGCAATTCCGTCTTTGAACAGGACATGCCTCTCGTAGAGGCAGGGAATGATGGCGCGGCCCGCGCGGTCGAGGACGCCGTGGTTCCAGTCCGCGTCGGCGACCAGCGCACGACCTTCGCTGAAGGTCAGCGCGTCGGCGTACTCGCAGGGGATGGCGACCGCACCGGTCGTGTCGAGGTAGCCGTTCCGCTGTTCGCCCTCGGCGCGCCTGCACATCGCCAGCCCCTCCGAGAACGGGGCGATCCACGAGTATTCGATAGGCGTGATGACCGTCCCACGCTCGTCGAGCAACCCGATGCGCGCGCCTCGATTGGCGATCAGGATGCGATGTCCTGCGTGTCCGAGCTCGTCGTACTCGAGCGGAACCACCTCGTCACCGCGTTCGTCGACGGCGCCCCATTTTCCGCCGAGGTGCTCGAGCCGCGTGGGTTCGTGGTTGTCCGACCGGTCACACAGACCTCCGCCGAGGCAGACGATGCCGAGCCCTTCGCCTTCAGGTGGCTCCACCGCGTGGTCGTACTTCGGAGTGACGAGGACCTTGCCCTGCTCGTCTTGAAAACCGAACTTGCCGTTGGCTCTGAGGATCTTCATGGTCTCCCGTGACCGCAGCTTGCTTCGTCGGGGCGTTCATGGCCGCAGCAATCCCAAGAGGCGTCGCGTCGAAGAGCGGAGAGCTCGCCGGATCGGCGGACGCGTAGAAGCGTGGGCCCGCTCCCCGTGTTGCGAACCGAGGGATCCTCGGGGAGCACCAGATCGAGCGCGACCATATAGACCTCGGCGCACCTCATTCGTCGCCTCGGAGCACACGCAGCGCGTGTTCGATGACCGCGCGTCGCGGCTCGAGTCGGGCGGCCTGGAGCGCCAGCACCCGAGCGAGCGCGAGGCGGTCGGGGCCGTCGTCATCGTCGTACGGGGGTGGGCAACGCTTGGCTAGATCGAGGAGCCGCGACGAGGTGACCGGAAATCCGACCGTCCACGCCTCCACGAAGGCGAGCGCCCGCTCTCGCACGCGAGCGTCGGCGTGGACGAGCAGGAGCGTCACTGCGGGCCATCCGATGCGGAGCAAATAAGGATGACGATACGCGCTCAGGCGTTCCCATAGCGACGACGTGGGGGCGGCGAGCTTCGCTGCCAGCACTTCAGCTGACGGGTACACGACCGGTACGTGTCGACGCGCGTTCGGGTGGCCGCCACAACACCAGCCATCCGCGTGGTCGAGCCAACCAACCTCCTTGACACCGCCGATCTCGGCGATCGAACACTTGCACAGATAGATCCTATCGCGGGTGCCCCACGTGACGCGCGGGGGCGAGAGCGGCGTGCCCTCGTAGATCGCGGGGAGCTCTTCGCGCGCGAGGGGGCCCGCGACGCTGAAGGACATGCAGTCGAAGGTCTTGACCCGTACCTTGCAATCGCCACAGACGAGGCGACTACAGCCGATGACCTCGTCGTGCTCGCCCCAGGGCTCGTCTTTCGCCTGCCGGCGCCACGGCTCGTCGTCCGCCTGCGGGAGCCAGCTCCCCATCCCGACGAGCAAGCCACCCCTGCTGCAGAACTCGAGCGCGCGCTCTGGTGCTGGAGTCGTGATCTGCACGGGCGCAATCGTCACCCGGCCTCGCTCGCCCCGCAACCCGCGTAGTCGTCACGCGCGTCGGAGGAAGAGCTCGACGCACTGCTGCGCGCGAGCAGTGCCCCGAGCTCCGTCCGCTCCTTGTGCTCTTTCTTCAGGGCCGCGAGCGTGCGCAGCTCGAGCGAGACCTCATTCGTGAAGGACCACTTCGCCGGCGCCGCGACGAGCGCATCCTCGAGGCTCCCGCGATGCGAGCTCCCGAGGTCACGCGAGAGCCCCTCGAGCATCGGCACGTCCTTGGCGCGGATCCCAAGCTCGACGATCGCAGGAACGAACGTTCGAGACACCACCCCCGGAAACTCTCCTACGATGCTCTTCGCGTCGGACGACACGCGACCCTCGGCCCACCTCGTCACCACGTCCTCGGCCGTCGCGCGCTGGGAGTCGCTCAGGTCGTCCGCCCCCTTGCCGCGGTAGATGGCCTGGTAGCTCATCGTCGCCTGCCCAAGCTCCCCACGCGCCGCAGCGGCCTCCGCCGACCGCACCGACGCTTGGACGCTCGAGCCGCAGCCGACACACGACAGCGAGAAGAGAAGCCCCAACCCGAACCACACCCGCCTCATGCCCCCGGCCGACGGACCGAGCCTCCGCACCCCGTCCCCATGGACGTCCTTACCAAGAGACTCGCCCGAGTTCACGCGCATCGTTTCATGCTGCAATGAGTATCCGACCTCTTTCAATCTCCAAGATCGCGGGCACCGATCGAGGCGCCCCTTCGACATGACGACAGTGTCGCCTCGACGTCGGCAATCGGGTCGACCGGAAGCCCGTACTTCTTCTTCGCCGCGGCGAAGACGACGCGGGCGCGTACCGGTCACCCGGTGAGCGAATCCCCGTTCCGCACCGAGCGCGCGCGGATCCGAGCGCCGCTCGTAGTGTCGTTCGCCGCGGCGGCGGGTCCACCACCGGGCTCGGCGGCGGAGCGATCGGCGAGCGCGAGCGCGGCAGACGGCGCTCCGGCGGAGGCATTCCCCGCGACGTTCCGGCGGGAGACAAGGCGATACTGGTGATCCGGGTGCGGCCGGAGCCACCGGAGCACCGAGAGCACAGGGCAGCGCCGCCGGGCCCAAAGGCGATCCCGGCGACCCGGGCGCGGCAGACGCTGCAGGCGCTCGGCTCCTGCGCGCCACGACGTCGGGAAGCTTCCGCTATGCGCGCAGCGTGACGAGCACCTCGTCCAGTTGTCCGAACGTCTCGGCCATCCCGTCGTATGCCCCGGAGGCGAGGGCGGCATCGCGAGCCTCCTTGGAGCGATAGAGCTCGTGCAGCACCATCAGAGTCTTGTCGCCTTCTTCCTCGAGCGTCACCGTCGTGATGGCCCCGTCCTCGCCGCTCTCGTCATTCGTCCAGACGATTCGTGAGTGCGGAGTCACTTCGATGTACTTGCCAAAGAACGCCATCGTCTTCGTGCCGTCGACGTCGAACACGAGTCGGTAGCTGCCTCCAGTACGGATATCCGCCTCGTAAGAGAGCAGGGCCAGCGGCATCGACTTCGGTACCCACCACCGCCTGAACAGCGCGGGAGTGGTCCACGCCTGAAAGACGATGCGAGCCGGAGCGTCGAAGGTTCGCGTGACGACGATTTCGCGCTCGGACTTCGGCTCCACCGTCGTGGGGTTGGGCTCACTGTCTTTTCTTGCGTTCATCGAACGTTCTCCTTCCGTTTCAGCTCCTCGATGACCTTGTCCAGCTCTTCGAAGCGTGAGCTCCAGAGCTGGCGGTACCCCTCGATCCATGCCGTCTCGGCCAAAAGACGGCTCGGGCCGAGCTTGCACGTCCGCACGCGCCCGACCTTCTCCGTGGCGA encodes:
- a CDS encoding winged helix DNA-binding protein produces the protein MSSKPTVSEEPGLAFSEEEVDALSQDKIVRLQTFRLLIVLANGLRNMTDKLLAADGLTTQQAAVLTIARGLGRPSFSECATALATSHQNVKQIALALERKGFVRIVPDPNDGRIRRLQTTPKNDRYWAKRNPSDHAAVLATFNALTPHEARTLFRLLTKLKTGLEG
- a CDS encoding WG repeat-containing protein, which codes for MKILRANGKFGFQDEQGKVLVTPKYDHAVEPPEGEGLGIVCLGGGLCDRSDNHEPTRLEHLGGKWGAVDERGDEVVPLEYDELGHAGHRILIANRGARIGLLDERGTVITPIEYSWIAPFSEGLAMCRRAEGEQRNGYLDTTGAVAIPCEYADALTFSEGRALVADADWNHGVLDRAGRAIIPCLYERHVLFKDGIAVVKRDGKYGIVDEVGAEVVPCIYEAIGQFSEARAAFKLDGKWGYLNHAGEMVIAARFDDYLGGPSAFDKGRARVRLNGRELFINNKGAELNAKKPPRTSLEVLRRYGQSDPERAQLFDELQPWVTAPPSDERDRQLVAELLAETTAWVASHNSYGMPFAQYSIGWLRESLVKQFLTTLSGPLADPQKGPLQLLYRLHGLGRAQ
- a CDS encoding SRPBCC family protein: MEPKSEREIVVTRTFDAPARIVFQAWTTPALFRRWWVPKSMPLALLSYEADIRTGGSYRLVFDVDGTKTMAFFGKYIEVTPHSRIVWTNDESGEDGAITTVTLEEEGDKTLMVLHELYRSKEARDAALASGAYDGMAETFGQLDEVLVTLRA